From the Solanum pennellii chromosome 4, SPENNV200 genome, one window contains:
- the LOC107016532 gene encoding uncharacterized protein LOC107016532 has product MARGRGRGRGRGRKTTILAVGSSVGARVEANEENQPEQTPNVEVRYEAGHSVISKNTRNLSLNYSQEKEDDLNNSDLDQSEDGSKMEGNETVTGSKGEQVDEKKKEPWVNMFKNNRVANNGMNLTYFPPQIVNGQTMVQLESDEVQIEEDKWKYALIAYVIGECPGFNTMHRYGMMNWAKGEKPEVFLHDEGYYIIKFKSLTDMNEVLYSGPYTISNRPIILKQWSAEFEFGKEFLTEIPLWVNFPKLPLNCWGAGSLSRIASAIGVPLFADECTTKQTRISYARMLIEVNVTKPVPEKIVVKDPNGRTFMQDVVMEWKPVYCEKCQRIGHQCQDTTLEDQPKKRRPWKKVTQAWQYKGPIQQQGKVVEQRKDVEIKEGESHSAQEEENMLRNDQVIQTPEISLRPHNGNTQLEFSLSNFPMLSAIPIRNGFESLMNSKLVTLPVDRGGTSKSC; this is encoded by the coding sequence ATGGCGAGAGGAAGAGGTAGAGGAAGAGGGCGAGGACGCAAAACAACAATTCTGGCAGTTGGTAGCTCAGTAGGAGCTCGTGTGGAAGCAAATGAGGAAAATCAACCAGAACAGACTCCAAATGTGGAAGTTAGGTATGAAGCTGGGCACTCTGTGATTTCAAAAAACACAAGAAATTTGAGTTTAAACTACTCACAGGAGAAGGAAGATGATCTCAACAACTCAGATCTAGATCAATCTGAGGACGGGAGCAAGATGGAAGGTAATGAAACAGTAACTGGCAGTAAGGGAGAACAAGTAGATGAGAAGAAGAAGGAACCATGGGTTAACATGTTTAAAAACAATAGAGTAGCTAATAATGGAATGAACTTGACGTACTTTCCTCCACAAATAGTGAATGGGCAAACCATGGTGCAGCTTGAAAGTGATGAAGTACAGATTGAAGAGGACAAATGGAAATATGCATTAATAGCTTATGTAATTGGTGAATGTCCGGGATTTAATACTATGCACAGATATGGAATGATGAACTGGGCTAAAGGGGAGAAGCCTGAGGTGTTTCTTCATGATGAAGGATACTATATAATCAAGTTTAAGAGCTTAACAGATATGAATGAAGTGCTATATTCAGGGCCTTATACGATTAGTAATAGGCCTATAATACTGAAACAATGGAGTGCTGAATTTGAATTTGGGAAGGAGTTCCTAACTGAAATACCACTATGGGTAAACTTTCCAAAATTACCTTTAAACTGTTGGGGAGCTGGATCTCTGAGTCGCATTGCTAGTGCAATAGGAGTGCCATTGTTTGCTGATGAATGTACCACTAAACAGACTAGAATTTCCTATGCTAGAATGTTGATTGAAGTAAATGTTACTAAACCTGTGCCTGAGAAGATAGTAGTCAAAGATCCAAATGGTAGAACATTTATGCAAGATGTTGTGATGGAATGGAAGCCTGTATATTGTGAAAAATGTCAGAGAATTGGCCATCAATGTCAAGATACAACATTGGAGGATCAGCCAAAGAAGAGAAGACCCTGGAAAAAAGTTACACAGGCCTGGCAGTATAAAGGGCCTATTCAACAGCAGGGGAAGGTAGTGGAACAAAGAAAGGATGTAGAGATCAAAGAAGGTGAATCTCACTCAGCACAGGAAGAGGAAAATATGCTAAGAAATGATCAGGTAATCCAAACTCCTGAAATAAGCTTAAGGCCTCATAATGGGAACACTCAGCTGGAGTTTAGCTTGTCAAACTTTCCAATGTTATCAGCTATCCCTATAAGGAATGGTTTTGAGAGTCTTATGAATAGCAAACTGGTGACATTGCCTGTGGATAGGGGGGGAACTTCAAAATCTTGCTAA